From one Cyanobacterium stanieri PCC 7202 genomic stretch:
- a CDS encoding hypothetical protein (KEGG: npu:Npun_F3852 hypothetical protein~SPTR: Putative uncharacterized protein) codes for MNENQPESIVEDADIQKLHLTRIYGRWLLVLLSWLTLMPWGLWQFRETFSLCQEHCTWAAIRAGMEFNPLATLAVTFSIGFLTSVLIWHSSYILRGGLSDKEKYYFAQEVKKIRTKGNKHFLWKWLEKK; via the coding sequence ATGAACGAAAATCAACCAGAGTCCATAGTAGAAGATGCCGATATTCAAAAACTACATCTAACCAGAATATACGGAAGATGGTTATTAGTGCTTTTATCTTGGTTAACCTTGATGCCTTGGGGTTTGTGGCAATTTAGGGAAACCTTTTCACTATGTCAAGAACATTGTACATGGGCAGCCATTCGGGCAGGAATGGAATTTAATCCCCTAGCTACTTTGGCAGTTACTTTTTCTATCGGTTTTTTAACCTCTGTGTTAATCTGGCATAGTTCCTATATTTTACGGGGAGGTTTATCGGATAAAGAAAAATATTATTTTGCCCAAGAAGTAAAAAAAATTAGAACAAAGGGCAATAAACATTTTCTTTGGAAATGGTTAGAAAAAAAGTAA
- a CDS encoding putative transcriptional regulator, Crp/Fnr family (PFAM: Bacterial regulatory proteins, crp family~COGs: COG0664 cAMP-binding protein - catabolite gene activator and regulatory subunit of cAMP-dependent protein kinase~InterPro IPR001808:IPR012318~KEGG: cyh:Cyan8802_0353 putative transcriptional regulator, Crp/Fnr family~PFAM: regulatory protein Crp~SMART: regulatory protein Crp~SPTR: Putative transcriptional regulator, Crp/Fnr family) → MLLTSPSKHNLSTKIQSGERRLHFYGKGEEIPLLSQGVWGISRGFVQLIRVNPQGDETWLGWAAQDHFFGLWLTSLDSFKARALSDVYLQWYSLQEIEKSPQIAQNVLTQTVSRVRQNEQLLAIAGLKRVEDKLIALLRLLADSIGEKMNNGCSRITVRFTHQNLASAIGTTRVTVTRLLGDLQRDGLIFIDKQRHIIVQNPAVIMARN, encoded by the coding sequence ATGTTACTAACTTCTCCCTCTAAACATAATTTAAGCACTAAAATCCAATCTGGCGAAAGAAGATTACATTTTTATGGAAAGGGTGAAGAAATTCCTCTTTTAAGTCAAGGGGTTTGGGGCATTAGTCGTGGTTTTGTACAGTTGATTAGGGTAAATCCTCAAGGGGATGAGACTTGGTTGGGATGGGCGGCACAGGATCATTTTTTTGGTCTTTGGTTAACTTCCCTCGATTCTTTTAAGGCAAGGGCTTTGTCTGATGTGTATTTACAATGGTATAGTTTACAAGAAATTGAGAAATCTCCACAAATCGCTCAAAATGTTTTAACTCAAACGGTGAGTCGAGTTCGGCAAAATGAACAGTTATTGGCGATCGCAGGTTTAAAACGAGTAGAGGACAAACTGATAGCATTATTACGCTTGTTAGCCGATAGTATTGGGGAAAAAATGAACAATGGTTGTTCACGAATTACGGTACGTTTTACCCATCAAAATTTGGCAAGTGCCATTGGTACTACAAGGGTAACGGTAACTCGTTTATTGGGCGACTTGCAAAGGGATGGTTTAATTTTTATCGATAAACAGCGCCATATCATTGTCCAAAATCCAGCCGTTATTATGGCAAGAAATTAA
- a CDS encoding integral membrane sensor hybrid histidine kinase (PFAM: Response regulator receiver domain; Histidine kinase-, DNA gyrase B-, and HSP90-like ATPase; His Kinase A (phosphoacceptor) domain; MASE1~COGs: COG3447 integral membrane sensor domain~InterProIPR004358:IPR003661:IPR003594:IPR001789:IPR 005467:IPR007895~KEGG: syp:SYNPCC7002_A2271 hybrid sensory kinase~PFAM: MASE1 domain protein; histidine kinase A domain protein; ATP-binding region ATPase domain protein; response regulator receiver~SMART: ATP-binding region ATPase domain protein; histidine kinase A domain protein; response regulator receiver~SPTR: Sensor protein), producing MKCFSSIIKQYDFNPLHVSWWKQILVAILYFLTALLSISFTTYPNTGSTPIWIPGGIAVGLLFIWGYSLWLGVFLGIFIAEFTIYQGWASLSNLLLILLLTIVTSLGKIIATLWSESRNTNNPEELSSRYFLHSAKNTVQFIVFGSFISHIPIGIICASLVCGFGNAPWNLFPAIAITWWLSDSFGILIFTPLIVAWQKQINNFIKLIKKQWLEALIIIFLTLVLNQTTYTDYHLEYFFIPLLVWTVFRFYELGATSVVLIISILLVIETVRGNTSFVRESSRDSLLLLQSFVACISMTTLILSAVLNENSYAKKELIKFNQLLLNKNNQLEELNHQKELQTQAKEKILIDYNKILEKQLSLKKAKQEAENLTQQKTQFLASLSDEFRNPMSGVLGVAEMLANTELTEEQKNYIQTIRNTGSNLLKSVNDILDFSSIEVGNLVLEQQKLTIEEIIKSVFVLFVKKAEESQLNFTFSIPHNLPSFLGDAPRIRQILFNILDNAFKFTKQGSISIVVKETNLCSENNDLSLNNKCLMFMIKDTGIGIKGEDISHIFEPFNQKHNNISRKLGLVIAKSLVSVMGGTLWIESKGNIAGNPPPQWCYSSTSFQGSTVYFTLHLQPFVENKDNSFDNKALVLSTLKILVAEDNRINQKVFKFYLQKLGIYPDIANNGLEVLAQLEKHNYDGIFIDINMPKMDGFLTIENIRNKYKNNHFIIAVHPHITDNKDYYLSLGFDDCINKPMAFDDIKQIIDQIKKS from the coding sequence ATGAAGTGTTTTTCATCCATCATAAAACAGTATGATTTTAACCCCCTTCATGTTTCATGGTGGAAACAAATTTTAGTTGCCATCCTTTACTTTCTAACCGCCCTACTATCCATTAGTTTTACCACCTATCCCAACACAGGCTCAACCCCTATCTGGATTCCGGGAGGAATAGCCGTTGGCTTACTATTTATTTGGGGTTATTCCCTTTGGTTAGGAGTATTTTTAGGTATCTTTATCGCTGAATTTACTATTTATCAAGGTTGGGCAAGTTTATCTAACCTACTATTAATTTTACTACTAACCATCGTCACAAGCCTAGGAAAAATAATCGCTACCCTTTGGAGTGAATCCCGCAATACCAATAACCCCGAAGAATTAAGCAGCCGTTACTTTCTACATAGTGCTAAAAATACCGTACAGTTCATCGTTTTTGGTAGTTTTATTAGCCATATACCCATCGGCATTATTTGTGCGAGTTTAGTTTGTGGATTTGGTAATGCACCGTGGAATTTATTCCCCGCCATCGCCATTACATGGTGGCTAAGTGATAGTTTTGGTATTTTAATCTTTACTCCCTTAATTGTTGCTTGGCAAAAACAAATCAATAACTTCATCAAATTAATAAAAAAACAATGGTTAGAAGCCCTAATTATTATTTTTCTTACCCTAGTTTTAAATCAAACTACCTACACAGATTATCATTTAGAATATTTTTTTATTCCCCTTTTAGTATGGACAGTATTTCGCTTTTACGAATTAGGGGCGACTTCTGTCGTACTAATAATCTCCATCCTTTTAGTGATTGAAACAGTTAGGGGAAATACATCCTTTGTCAGAGAATCTAGCCGAGACTCTTTGTTATTATTGCAATCATTTGTTGCCTGTATTTCTATGACAACTTTAATTCTCAGTGCTGTTTTAAATGAAAATAGTTATGCCAAAAAAGAACTCATTAAATTTAATCAACTATTACTAAATAAAAATAATCAGTTAGAAGAATTAAATCATCAAAAAGAATTACAAACCCAAGCAAAAGAAAAAATATTAATTGACTATAACAAAATTCTCGAAAAACAATTATCCCTCAAAAAAGCAAAACAAGAAGCAGAAAACCTCACTCAACAAAAAACCCAATTTTTAGCCAGTCTAAGTGATGAATTTCGTAATCCGATGAGTGGGGTTTTAGGAGTTGCCGAAATGTTAGCCAATACTGAATTGACAGAAGAGCAAAAAAATTATATTCAAACCATTAGGAATACAGGGTCAAATTTACTAAAATCCGTTAATGATATTCTTGATTTTTCTAGTATTGAGGTGGGAAATTTAGTATTAGAACAACAAAAATTAACCATTGAGGAAATTATCAAATCTGTCTTTGTTTTATTTGTCAAAAAAGCAGAAGAAAGCCAATTAAATTTTACCTTTTCAATCCCCCATAATTTACCATCTTTTCTTGGTGATGCTCCCCGTATTAGACAAATATTATTTAATATTTTAGATAATGCTTTTAAATTTACAAAACAAGGCTCAATATCTATAGTGGTTAAAGAAACTAATCTTTGTTCAGAAAATAATGATTTATCATTAAATAATAAATGTTTAATGTTTATGATCAAAGATACTGGCATTGGCATAAAAGGAGAAGATATATCTCATATTTTTGAACCATTTAATCAAAAACATAATAATATCAGTAGAAAACTAGGATTAGTCATCGCCAAAAGTTTAGTCAGTGTCATGGGTGGTACTCTGTGGATAGAAAGTAAGGGAAATATAGCGGGAAATCCTCCTCCTCAATGGTGTTATTCTTCTACATCTTTTCAGGGTTCAACGGTTTACTTTACATTACATTTACAGCCTTTTGTAGAAAATAAAGATAATTCTTTTGATAATAAGGCTCTTGTTTTATCTACTTTGAAAATTTTAGTAGCGGAAGATAATCGCATTAACCAAAAAGTATTTAAATTTTATTTACAAAAATTAGGAATTTATCCTGATATTGCTAATAATGGATTAGAAGTTTTAGCACAACTAGAAAAACATAATTATGATGGTATTTTTATAGACATAAATATGCCTAAAATGGACGGTTTTTTAACTATTGAAAACATTAGAAATAAATATAAAAATAATCATTTTATTATTGCTGTACATCCCCATATTACTGATAATAAAGACTACTATTTATCTTTAGGATTTGACGATTGTATTAATAAACCCATGGCTTTTGATGATATTAAACAAATTATTGATCAAATCAAAAAAAGTTAA
- a CDS encoding multi-sensor hybrid histidine kinase (PFAM: GAF domain; Histidine kinase-, DNA gyrase B-, and HSP90-like ATPase; Response regulator receiver domain; His Kinase A (phosphoacceptor) domain; PAS fold~TIGRFAM: PAS domain S-box~COGs: COG0642 Signal transduction histidine kinase~InterProIPR004358:IPR000014:IPR003018:IPR003661:IPR 003594:IPR001789:IPR005467:IPR020606:IPR013656~KEGG: gvi:glr0718 two-component hybrid sensor and regulator~PFAM: ATP-binding region ATPase domain protein; histidine kinase A domain protein; GAF domain protein; PAS fold-4 domain protein; response regulator receiver~SMART: ATP-binding region ATPase domain protein; histidine kinase A domain protein; PAS domain containing protein; GAF domain protein; response regulator receiver~SPTR: Sensor protein;~TIGRFAM: PAS sensor protein): MIDPQAFTELYLRENTQKNQILSEYQKLILDNIIDGVVLFKEDRYIYVNQAFTEISGYGEEELLGKRWQDFYPAKDAQKIEKEILGICKENKYWRGETISYHKNGQKVWKQMSLSLIEDGILIGICRDISEGKKTQTMVKAQESAMRALYQVTSSSSLTFAEKLEGIFNLGRTFFDLEMGVLTRGLDTSIQIVKFQGEKRNGEVVQLPVYINNDQSLCFICLQKQEPLVIESLAKSIYKEHPGHTLWNIQSYIGAKIEVSGKTYGTLCFFSFEEKNSDTITENSQQLLKLMAQWIGYEIERQESQKLLEQKFQQEVLLKTIVQSIRQTIDYEELFQRAAETIGETFNLDRCHLFTYDTTKKPAMTPLGEYLSEGILSMSHVNVDPHNIRNLHLEKILEQDEAVVTNNVFEDPLLENMRHVCVQVDLKSMMAVRTSYLGQANGIICLHTCKEYRNWTDSEIELIENVASQFGIAIAQAKLLQQEKEQKEQLELKNKALEEARKEAESANRAKSAFLATMSHEIRTPMNGIMGMADLLCHTPLNKEQKDYVKTINQSGSLLLTIINDILDLAKIEAGKIELEKKPFNLHQCIEEVLKLMRANAINKNIKLIYIKNHLIPADFIGDINRLKQIILNLVSNGIKFTEKGEVQVKADARLCPDGFHVIQIAIKDTGIGIPTDKCDRLFKPFSQVDGTNTRKYGGTGLGLVISQKIAHLMGGKITFKTEIAQGSTFYITIKLLALSSEEISERNLLNSNENIENKTLKISSLPIKILLVEDNPVNYKVARLMFQKLGYTGEKLNIAHDGLQALELINQNQYDIVFMDLQMPNLDGLNTTIKIRALGKKIKQPWIVAMTASALAEDRKNCFNVGMNDYVSKPIRSGTIQQALQRFSNSLIL; this comes from the coding sequence ATGATAGATCCTCAAGCCTTTACCGAATTATACCTAAGAGAAAATACGCAAAAAAATCAGATATTATCAGAGTATCAAAAACTAATCCTAGATAACATCATTGATGGAGTAGTTTTATTTAAAGAAGATCGCTACATATACGTAAATCAGGCATTTACTGAAATTTCAGGCTATGGAGAAGAAGAATTATTAGGAAAAAGATGGCAAGACTTTTATCCAGCAAAAGATGCTCAAAAAATAGAAAAAGAGATTCTTGGTATTTGTAAAGAAAACAAATATTGGAGAGGAGAAACAATTTCTTATCATAAAAATGGACAAAAAGTTTGGAAACAAATGTCCTTATCCTTGATTGAAGATGGAATTTTAATAGGAATTTGTCGAGATATTAGCGAGGGAAAAAAAACCCAAACTATGGTCAAAGCCCAAGAATCTGCCATGAGGGCTTTATATCAAGTGACATCATCATCTAGTTTAACCTTTGCAGAAAAATTAGAAGGTATCTTTAACCTTGGTAGGACATTTTTTGACTTAGAAATGGGGGTGTTAACCCGTGGATTAGACACATCTATTCAAATAGTCAAATTTCAGGGGGAAAAAAGAAATGGTGAAGTAGTTCAACTGCCTGTATATATAAACAATGATCAATCATTATGCTTTATTTGTTTGCAAAAACAAGAACCTTTAGTCATTGAATCCTTAGCCAAATCTATTTATAAAGAACATCCAGGGCATACTCTTTGGAATATCCAAAGCTATATTGGGGCAAAGATTGAAGTATCTGGGAAAACCTACGGTACTTTATGTTTTTTTTCGTTTGAGGAAAAAAATAGTGATACCATCACCGAAAATTCTCAACAGTTATTAAAATTAATGGCTCAATGGATTGGTTATGAAATTGAGCGCCAAGAGTCGCAAAAGTTACTGGAGCAAAAATTTCAGCAGGAAGTTTTATTAAAAACCATTGTTCAATCCATTCGTCAAACTATTGATTATGAAGAGTTATTCCAAAGGGCGGCTGAAACTATTGGAGAAACTTTCAACTTAGATCGTTGTCATCTTTTTACCTATGATACAACCAAAAAACCAGCCATGACTCCTTTGGGAGAATATTTGAGTGAGGGTATTTTATCTATGAGTCATGTAAATGTTGATCCTCATAATATTCGTAATCTTCACCTGGAAAAAATATTAGAACAAGATGAGGCGGTGGTAACTAATAATGTTTTTGAAGATCCTCTCTTGGAAAATATGCGTCATGTGTGTGTACAAGTTGATTTAAAGTCGATGATGGCGGTGCGCACTTCTTATTTAGGTCAAGCTAACGGTATTATTTGTTTACATACTTGTAAAGAGTACAGAAATTGGACGGATTCGGAGATAGAATTAATTGAAAATGTTGCTTCTCAATTTGGCATTGCGATCGCACAGGCGAAGTTATTGCAACAGGAAAAAGAACAGAAAGAACAATTAGAGTTAAAAAATAAAGCCTTAGAGGAAGCGAGGAAGGAGGCAGAAAGTGCTAATAGGGCAAAAAGTGCTTTCTTAGCTACCATGAGTCATGAAATTCGTACACCGATGAATGGGATTATGGGTATGGCGGATTTGTTGTGCCATACTCCTTTAAATAAAGAGCAAAAAGATTATGTCAAAACCATTAATCAAAGTGGCAGTTTATTACTGACAATTATTAATGATATTTTAGATTTAGCAAAAATTGAAGCGGGTAAAATTGAGTTAGAAAAAAAACCTTTTAATCTTCATCAATGTATCGAGGAAGTTTTAAAATTGATGAGGGCTAATGCTATCAATAAAAATATCAAATTAATTTATATTAAAAATCATTTAATTCCTGCCGATTTTATCGGTGATATTAATCGTCTCAAGCAAATTATTCTCAATTTAGTGAGTAACGGCATAAAATTTACTGAAAAAGGGGAGGTACAGGTAAAAGCTGATGCTCGTCTTTGTCCTGATGGTTTTCATGTCATTCAAATTGCCATAAAAGATACAGGCATCGGTATTCCTACAGATAAGTGCGATCGCCTCTTTAAACCATTTTCCCAAGTAGATGGCACCAATACTCGTAAATATGGCGGTACAGGATTAGGATTAGTAATTAGTCAAAAAATAGCCCATTTAATGGGAGGAAAAATTACTTTTAAGACAGAAATAGCTCAAGGCTCTACCTTTTATATTACCATAAAATTACTAGCTCTTTCCTCAGAAGAAATAAGTGAAAGAAACCTGTTAAATAGTAATGAAAATATAGAAAATAAAACCTTAAAAATATCCTCCTTACCCATCAAAATTTTATTGGTAGAAGATAATCCCGTTAACTACAAAGTAGCCCGTTTAATGTTTCAAAAACTAGGCTATACAGGAGAAAAATTAAACATTGCCCATGACGGTTTACAAGCCCTCGAATTAATTAATCAAAACCAATATGACATCGTCTTTATGGACTTACAAATGCCTAACCTAGATGGTTTGAATACTACCATCAAAATACGGGCATTAGGTAAAAAAATAAAACAACCTTGGATAGTCGCCATGACAGCTTCCGCCTTGGCAGAAGATCGAAAAAACTGCTTTAATGTAGGAATGAATGATTATGTCAGTAAGCCGATTCGCTCTGGTACCATTCAACAAGCATTGCAAAGGTTTTCTAATAGTTTGATTCTCTAA
- a CDS encoding transcriptional regulator, LysR family (PFAM: LysR substrate binding domain; Bacterial regulatory helix-turn-helix protein, lysR family~TIGRFAM: ModE molybdate transport repressor domain~COGs: COG0583 Transcriptional regulator~InterPro IPR000847:IPR005119~KEGG: mar:MAE_09380 transcriptional regulator~PFAM: LysR substrate-binding; regulatory protein LysR~SPTR: Similar to Q4C186_CROWT Regulatory protein) — protein sequence MRIEQIKAFLAVNDTGSFGQAAKQCGVTQSTVSRQVQALEAHLGTSLFHRHAQAKLTVGGERLLPHARRICQEWEKVEEKMKELLQGEQPELCVAAIHSVCAYFLPPILQSFCRSFPQVQLRVTALGSDRALKVLRDGLVDVAIVMNNKYLTATGEMYVKPLYEEVIQVLVSKDHPLASFETTTIKDLVGFPQVIFKDGYGMQRIVQDLFTSHGFDLPVAMELNTLDAFRGVIRQGNLIALLPQSALQEAVLDPTLAVVSIALDSGLPLTRDVVLVTTRDRLEIPTVKNFFNLVYNQTQS from the coding sequence ATGAGAATTGAGCAAATTAAGGCATTTTTAGCAGTTAATGATACAGGTAGTTTTGGACAGGCAGCCAAACAATGTGGTGTGACTCAGTCCACTGTCAGTCGTCAAGTTCAGGCCTTAGAAGCTCATCTAGGTACCTCTTTATTTCATCGTCACGCTCAGGCAAAATTAACGGTGGGAGGAGAGCGACTTTTGCCCCATGCTCGACGAATTTGTCAGGAGTGGGAAAAGGTGGAGGAAAAAATGAAAGAGCTTTTACAGGGAGAGCAACCTGAGTTGTGCGTGGCGGCCATTCATTCTGTATGTGCCTATTTTCTTCCCCCCATTCTACAGAGTTTTTGTCGCAGTTTTCCCCAAGTACAATTAAGGGTAACAGCTTTAGGGAGCGATCGCGCCTTAAAAGTATTACGGGATGGATTAGTGGATGTCGCCATCGTCATGAACAATAAATATTTAACCGCCACAGGGGAAATGTATGTCAAACCTTTGTATGAAGAAGTAATACAAGTTTTAGTATCAAAAGATCATCCCCTAGCATCCTTCGAGACGACAACCATAAAAGACTTAGTGGGCTTTCCTCAAGTAATTTTCAAGGATGGTTATGGTATGCAAAGAATTGTCCAAGACTTATTCACTAGCCATGGTTTTGATTTACCCGTAGCCATGGAATTAAACACCCTTGATGCTTTTCGGGGGGTAATTCGTCAGGGTAATTTGATCGCTCTGTTGCCCCAATCTGCCCTCCAAGAAGCGGTATTAGATCCTACCCTAGCGGTGGTTTCCATCGCCCTAGATTCGGGTTTACCCCTCACCAGAGACGTTGTTTTAGTTACCACTAGGGATAGGCTAGAAATTCCCACAGTCAAGAACTTTTTTAACCTTGTCTATAACCAAACTCAGAGTTGA
- a CDS encoding histidine kinase (PFAM: Histidine kinase-, DNA gyrase B-, and HSP90-like ATPase; His Kinase A (phosphoacceptor) domain~COGs: COG0642 Signal transduction histidine kinase~InterPro IPR004358:IPR003661:IPR003594:IPR005467~KEGG: cyh:Cyan8802_3068 GAF sensor signal transduction histidine kinase~PFAM: ATP-binding region ATPase domain protein; histidine kinase A domain protein~SMART: ATP-binding region ATPase domain protein; histidine kinase A domain protein~SPTR: Sensor protein): MAEYEEIFVSKEFIGLCQSQLILLAQNLAAQESAIYLTETVKNEEPKLIPVVIYPFSSGENNDNLLLLPESQDGTDFEFDLMEENNNSFNQIVNYIPESASPYQLLLPLIHDDSMVGLLATNRSKKPWRKREILQVQEVAQTITFARLLDQKQQVSEEQLKRYQSLQKLQNDHLDDFFHQLRNPLTAIRTFGKLLIKRLLGDDQNYTIAEGIVREGDRLKDLIQDFSEDWKVVNNISNPSLEQTESTSFFLTENIQRLEKVDLNKLIIPLVQGISTIAKEKSITFMSDIDEDLPLISTNPKALTEVLNNLLDNAVKYTPDGGKICLEIVKQKSTPAGEKLVIEISDTGYGIPPEDQKHIFERHYRGVQEEGNIHGTGLGLAIVKELCDKMSIDIELFSPSFWLKNQELNGTTFTLFIPIA; this comes from the coding sequence ATGGCTGAATATGAGGAAATTTTTGTCAGTAAAGAGTTTATTGGTTTGTGTCAGTCACAGTTAATTTTATTGGCGCAAAATTTAGCGGCACAGGAAAGTGCTATTTATTTAACTGAAACTGTCAAAAATGAAGAACCAAAGTTAATTCCCGTGGTAATTTATCCTTTTTCTTCTGGGGAAAATAACGATAATTTATTATTGTTACCTGAATCTCAGGATGGTACGGATTTTGAGTTTGATTTGATGGAAGAAAATAATAATAGTTTTAATCAAATTGTTAATTATATTCCTGAGTCGGCTTCTCCTTATCAGTTACTTTTACCTCTTATCCATGATGATTCTATGGTGGGGTTATTGGCGACTAATCGGAGTAAGAAACCTTGGCGTAAAAGGGAGATTTTACAGGTGCAGGAAGTGGCGCAAACGATTACTTTTGCTCGACTTTTGGATCAAAAACAACAGGTTTCTGAGGAACAATTAAAGCGTTATCAAAGTTTGCAAAAGTTACAAAATGATCATCTCGATGATTTTTTCCATCAGTTGCGTAATCCTTTGACTGCTATTCGTACTTTTGGCAAGTTATTGATTAAACGTTTGCTTGGGGATGACCAAAATTATACCATAGCCGAGGGAATTGTGCGTGAGGGCGATCGCCTCAAGGATTTAATACAAGATTTTAGTGAAGATTGGAAGGTGGTTAATAATATTTCTAATCCTAGTTTAGAACAAACGGAGTCAACGAGTTTCTTTTTGACAGAAAATATCCAACGATTGGAAAAGGTAGATTTGAATAAATTAATTATCCCTTTAGTTCAGGGAATTTCTACCATTGCCAAGGAAAAAAGTATTACTTTTATGAGTGATATTGATGAAGATTTACCCTTGATTTCTACTAACCCAAAAGCCTTGACAGAAGTGTTAAATAATTTATTAGATAATGCGGTCAAATATACTCCTGATGGTGGTAAAATTTGTTTGGAAATAGTAAAACAAAAATCTACTCCTGCGGGGGAAAAATTAGTCATTGAAATTAGTGATACGGGCTACGGTATTCCTCCTGAAGATCAAAAACATATTTTTGAGCGTCATTATCGTGGGGTACAAGAAGAGGGTAATATCCATGGCACTGGTTTGGGGTTAGCTATTGTCAAGGAATTGTGTGATAAAATGTCCATTGATATTGAGCTTTTTAGTCCTTCTTTTTGGCTGAAAAATCAGGAGTTAAATGGAACAACTTTTACTTTGTTTATTCCCATTGCATAA
- a CDS encoding hypothetical protein (KEGG: ava:Ava_4789 hypothetical protein~SPTR: Putative uncharacterized protein): MNIIILSMIAALIIPMYQSWRDENVWQKMLAVASISTKTALLILVIAVFRDDWMMGVVGVIILTVGNAGLMLLAHLLKRMGEI; this comes from the coding sequence ATGAACATTATCATCTTATCTATGATTGCCGCCCTCATCATTCCCATGTATCAATCATGGCGGGATGAAAACGTCTGGCAAAAAATGTTGGCAGTGGCGAGTATCTCGACAAAAACGGCACTGCTAATTTTGGTAATTGCCGTTTTTCGGGACGATTGGATGATGGGGGTTGTGGGTGTAATTATCCTCACCGTTGGCAATGCAGGATTGATGTTGTTAGCTCATCTGCTCAAAAGAATGGGAGAAATTTAG